In Polaromonas sp. JS666, one genomic interval encodes:
- a CDS encoding DNA-deoxyinosine glycosylase, with protein MSNVVSNVVSHDGRTAVLTGLPPLVCGQTRLLILGSFPGAASLAAQQYYGHPQNHFWKILQAIWPDGPIGTGADGYQIRSEWLLSKRLGVWDVYAACERDGSLDSNIRNAVVNDFAAVRQLCPKLRAVAHNGGESFKHSKYTVLLGLPVYRLPSTSPANASWSFERKLSSWREVFEKHELI; from the coding sequence GTGAGCAATGTGGTGAGTAATGTCGTGAGTCATGACGGGAGGACTGCCGTGCTGACCGGCTTGCCGCCGCTCGTCTGCGGCCAGACGCGCCTCTTGATCCTAGGCAGTTTCCCGGGCGCTGCGTCTTTGGCCGCCCAGCAGTACTACGGGCATCCGCAAAACCATTTCTGGAAGATTTTGCAAGCCATTTGGCCTGATGGCCCAATAGGAACGGGGGCAGATGGCTATCAGATTCGTAGCGAATGGCTGCTGTCGAAGCGACTTGGAGTCTGGGACGTGTACGCGGCGTGTGAACGCGACGGCAGCCTGGACAGCAATATCCGCAATGCGGTGGTGAATGATTTTGCAGCCGTCAGGCAGCTCTGCCCGAAATTGCGGGCCGTCGCCCATAACGGAGGGGAAAGCTTCAAGCATTCAAAATACACGGTGCTGCTGGGTTTGCCGGTTTACCGGTTACCTTCCACCAGCCCGGCCAATGCGTCCTGGTCTTTTGAGCGCAAACTTAGCTCCTGGCGCGAAGTTTTTGAAAAACACGAATTGATCTGA
- a CDS encoding TatD family hydrolase, which translates to MTFWIDTHCHLDAGEFSPDVAAVRARATVRQVAHCVLPAVAVSNFAAVRLLAHEFSDSYALGIHPLCVPEAQEADLLALDAELTLRKSDPRLVAVGEIGLDYFVPALTQSPMRERQEYFYREQLKLARKHGLPVILHVRRSADKLLKHLRELVPHHPEHPEDGWRGIAHAFNGSEQQAMEFVKLGFKLGFGGAVTFEPARQLRHLAAQLPLEVLVMETDSPDIPPHWLYTTAAQRAAGQGQGRNEPGELPRIAQQVASLRGISAEALASATSANALEALPRLKALVS; encoded by the coding sequence ATGACCTTCTGGATTGACACACACTGCCACCTCGATGCCGGGGAGTTCTCGCCAGATGTGGCCGCAGTTCGTGCGCGGGCTACCGTCAGGCAGGTCGCGCATTGCGTGCTGCCGGCTGTGGCAGTCAGCAACTTCGCGGCCGTGCGCTTGCTGGCGCATGAGTTTTCGGACAGTTACGCATTGGGCATACATCCGCTTTGCGTGCCCGAAGCACAAGAGGCCGACCTGCTGGCGCTGGATGCGGAACTGACCCTCAGAAAGTCCGACCCGCGCCTGGTGGCGGTGGGTGAAATAGGGCTTGACTATTTTGTGCCCGCATTGACGCAAAGCCCCATGCGCGAGCGCCAGGAATATTTCTACCGCGAGCAGCTCAAGCTGGCGCGCAAGCACGGCTTGCCGGTCATCCTGCATGTGCGGCGATCGGCCGACAAGCTGCTCAAACATTTGCGTGAGCTGGTGCCCCATCACCCGGAGCACCCGGAGGACGGCTGGCGTGGCATTGCCCATGCCTTTAACGGCAGCGAACAGCAGGCGATGGAGTTCGTCAAGCTGGGTTTCAAGCTGGGCTTTGGCGGTGCCGTCACGTTTGAGCCCGCCCGGCAGCTCAGGCACCTGGCCGCCCAGTTGCCGCTGGAGGTGCTGGTGATGGAAACCGATTCACCCGACATTCCACCGCACTGGCTTTACACCACGGCAGCGCAGCGTGCGGCCGGGCAGGGCCAGGGCCGCAATGAGCCGGGCGAGTTGCCCCGCATTGCACAGCAAGTGGCGAGTCTGCGCGGCATCTCGGCCGAAGCGTTGGCCAGCGCCACCAGCGCCAACGCGCTAGAGGCGCTGCCCCGGCTCAAGGCGCTCGTGTCGTGA
- a CDS encoding extracellular solute-binding protein, with product MKLSRLMRLMMGAGLLASSLANTAWAQDQKLRLITWADYVPADVVAQFKKETGIDVELTLSNNEEMISKLRATGGAGFDLAQPSQDRITGPQQEFGIYKPMDLSKIKSELFIPAMLDATKKNTTLAGKVYGLPHIWGTDGLVVNTQLAKMSDYPDLCKADVKGKTAVRLKRPTLLAFAFASGKDPFALYKDPKAYGALMDEVGKTMIACKSNIKFYWDNKDQLLNGMRTGEVVGAMMWDTGGWKLNSEKPEIQYIAPKSGALGWIDTFAIPAKGRNDAAAYAWINFNMRPEIAAKVAGSAGNFTAAKGADQLMDAKLKAQFAASFPEAALKNVKWYPAVPAGIEDIEGRVLDRIKAAR from the coding sequence ATGAAATTATCTCGCCTGATGCGCCTCATGATGGGGGCCGGTCTGCTTGCTTCTAGCCTGGCCAATACGGCTTGGGCTCAGGATCAGAAACTGCGGCTGATTACCTGGGCGGACTACGTGCCGGCTGATGTTGTGGCGCAGTTCAAAAAGGAAACAGGAATTGACGTCGAGCTCACCCTGTCGAACAACGAGGAGATGATCTCCAAATTGCGCGCCACCGGCGGTGCGGGTTTTGACCTGGCCCAGCCCTCACAGGACCGCATCACCGGCCCGCAGCAGGAGTTTGGTATTTACAAACCCATGGACCTGAGCAAGATCAAGTCCGAGCTGTTCATTCCTGCCATGCTCGACGCCACCAAAAAGAACACCACGCTGGCCGGCAAGGTCTATGGCCTGCCGCACATCTGGGGTACCGACGGCCTGGTGGTCAACACCCAGTTGGCGAAGATGAGCGACTACCCCGATTTGTGCAAAGCCGATGTCAAGGGAAAGACCGCCGTTCGCCTCAAGCGGCCCACCCTGCTGGCATTTGCCTTTGCCTCCGGCAAGGATCCGTTTGCACTTTACAAAGACCCAAAAGCCTATGGCGCGCTGATGGACGAAGTCGGCAAAACCATGATCGCCTGCAAGAGCAACATCAAGTTTTACTGGGACAACAAGGACCAGCTGCTCAACGGCATGCGCACCGGCGAAGTGGTGGGCGCCATGATGTGGGATACCGGCGGCTGGAAGCTCAACAGTGAAAAACCCGAAATCCAGTACATCGCCCCCAAGTCGGGCGCGCTCGGCTGGATAGACACCTTTGCCATCCCCGCCAAAGGCCGCAATGATGCTGCCGCGTATGCCTGGATCAACTTCAACATGCGTCCGGAAATCGCTGCCAAGGTGGCGGGCTCCGCCGGCAACTTCACCGCCGCCAAAGGCGCTGACCAGCTGATGGACGCCAAGCTCAAGGCCCAGTTCGCCGCCAGCTTCCCGGAAGCCGCCCTGAAGAACGTCAAATGGTATCCGGCCGTACCGGCCGGCATCGAAGACATCGAGGGCCGTGTGCTGGACCGCATCAAGGCCGCCCGGTAA
- a CDS encoding ABC transporter ATP-binding protein — translation MQADLQADHVGKHYGGQLAVKDLSLTVERGSFFSILGPSGCGKTTLLRMIAGFLAPDTGQIHIGGKPMNGVPPNQRPVNMVFQHLALFPMMSVGENVGYGLARRGLSRADIAKKVGAMLERVSLPGMQDKRVDQLSGGQRQRVAIARSLVLEPTLLLLDEPLGALDLKLREHMKVELKQLQADFGTTFVYITHDQSEALVLSDHVAVMNAGSFEQLGTPQQLYYQPQTPFVAGFVGANNKITGRATQVDAGPEGLVTFMSGLGLAMRARAMGTIGTGQAVEAFVRPEAVSLARDASELPASHPTHAGQVESLLFDGANSAVLLSEATTRTGFRIALPQTGRFADLRIGETVAFSFDPQQAVCFAAASA, via the coding sequence GTGCAGGCAGACCTTCAAGCCGATCACGTCGGTAAGCACTACGGCGGCCAGCTCGCCGTCAAGGACTTGTCCCTGACGGTCGAGCGCGGCAGCTTTTTTTCCATCCTCGGCCCATCGGGCTGCGGAAAAACCACCCTGCTGCGCATGATTGCCGGTTTCCTGGCGCCCGACACAGGCCAGATCCACATCGGCGGCAAGCCCATGAATGGCGTGCCGCCCAACCAGCGGCCGGTCAACATGGTGTTTCAGCACCTGGCCCTGTTTCCCATGATGTCGGTGGGTGAAAACGTCGGCTACGGCCTGGCGCGGCGCGGCTTGTCCCGTGCCGACATTGCCAAAAAGGTGGGCGCCATGCTGGAGCGCGTGAGCCTGCCGGGCATGCAGGACAAGCGCGTCGACCAGCTCTCCGGCGGGCAACGGCAACGCGTGGCGATTGCCCGCAGCCTGGTGCTGGAACCCACTTTGCTGTTGCTGGATGAACCGCTGGGCGCGCTGGACCTCAAACTGCGCGAGCACATGAAGGTCGAGCTCAAGCAGCTGCAGGCGGACTTCGGCACCACCTTTGTCTATATCACGCACGACCAGTCGGAGGCGCTGGTGTTGTCCGACCATGTCGCGGTGATGAACGCCGGCAGTTTCGAGCAGCTGGGGACACCCCAGCAGCTTTATTACCAGCCCCAAACGCCTTTCGTGGCGGGCTTTGTGGGTGCCAACAACAAAATTACAGGCCGCGCCACGCAGGTGGATGCGGGACCGGAGGGCCTTGTGACCTTCATGTCCGGGCTGGGCCTGGCAATGCGCGCCCGCGCCATGGGCACTATTGGCACCGGCCAGGCGGTTGAAGCCTTTGTGCGCCCTGAGGCCGTCAGCCTGGCGCGCGACGCCAGCGAGCTGCCGGCAAGTCACCCAACGCATGCGGGCCAGGTTGAAAGCCTGCTGTTTGACGGCGCCAACTCGGCCGTGCTGCTGAGCGAGGCGACCACCCGCACCGGGTTCCGCATTGCGCTGCCGCAAACCGGCCGTTTTGCCGACCTGCGCATCGGGGAAACCGTGGCCTTCAGCTTTGACCCGCAGCAGGCCGTCTGTTTCGCGGCGGCGAGCGCCTGA
- a CDS encoding ABC transporter permease has protein sequence MQTAVAAPGIGTTPASTQARLILFLLLAPALIWLVGLIVLPHIDLAVLSLRERIAPRQYTPSIAQYRTFIEEPLYWHTFVRTAVMSILATLITLLLAFPVAWTIAKLVRGRAKSLLLVLCLIPFWVSETVRTLGWMILLRESGVLPALLVQLGLTATPVEMLYRDATILVGLVYTSMLFMVVPLISALESLDDALIEAAYDLGGTGPSILRQIVIPHAAPGILAGCIVVFMLTLGNYLTPTLLGGKNSLWFTEQIYTQFITRFNWEQGAAFGFLLLGLSTAIVWLGLKLTGQKFGEVMRKT, from the coding sequence ATGCAAACCGCGGTTGCCGCCCCGGGAATTGGCACAACACCAGCCTCAACGCAGGCCCGGCTTATCCTTTTCCTGTTGCTGGCGCCTGCGCTGATCTGGCTGGTGGGCCTGATTGTGCTGCCGCACATCGATCTGGCGGTGCTGTCGCTGCGCGAGCGCATCGCGCCGCGGCAGTACACGCCCAGCATCGCCCAGTACCGCACCTTCATTGAAGAGCCGCTGTACTGGCACACCTTTGTGCGGACAGCCGTCATGTCCATCCTGGCCACACTGATCACGCTGCTGCTGGCCTTTCCGGTGGCCTGGACCATTGCCAAGCTGGTGCGCGGCCGCGCCAAGTCCTTGCTGCTGGTGCTGTGCCTGATCCCCTTCTGGGTCAGCGAAACCGTGCGCACCTTGGGGTGGATGATCCTGCTGCGCGAGTCCGGCGTGCTGCCCGCCCTGCTGGTGCAACTCGGCCTCACGGCAACCCCTGTGGAAATGCTTTACCGGGATGCCACCATTCTGGTGGGCCTGGTGTACACCTCCATGCTGTTCATGGTGGTGCCGCTGATCAGCGCCCTGGAAAGCCTGGACGACGCCCTGATTGAAGCGGCCTACGATCTGGGAGGCACCGGCCCCTCCATCCTGCGCCAGATCGTGATTCCGCACGCGGCGCCCGGAATTCTGGCCGGCTGCATCGTGGTCTTCATGCTGACCCTGGGCAACTACCTCACGCCCACCTTGCTGGGCGGCAAAAACTCGCTATGGTTTACCGAGCAGATTTACACCCAGTTCATTACCCGTTTCAACTGGGAACAGGGCGCTGCCTTCGGCTTTTTGCTGCTGGGGCTGTCCACCGCCATCGTCTGGCTGGGCCTGAAGCTCACGGGCCAGAAATTCGGTGAAGTGATGAGGAAGACATGA
- a CDS encoding ABC transporter permease, with translation MIASLPRPAWLRAGTVVYALAFFAFLFLPLAVVAVFAFNDAPYPAPPWRGFTLDWFFGSKAGRTGLFSDGPLLASLWTSVVVAGWVTLLAVLVGTTNAFLIERSRFPGKQALSLLMLAPLVIPGVILGISILAFASRMAQFADDIWGLELDFLRPGLPLVVLGQFSYIVSIATLIITARLKRFDITLEEAAYNLGASRAAVFATITLPALKPALVGAAAISFLMSFENFNTTLMLVGSDAPLTVMMYGRMREGATPVLNAVSLFLMLASAALALTLLRKPAIGGAA, from the coding sequence ATGATCGCCTCCCTGCCCCGCCCGGCCTGGCTGCGCGCCGGCACGGTGGTGTATGCCCTGGCCTTTTTCGCCTTCCTGTTCCTGCCGCTGGCGGTGGTGGCGGTGTTCGCCTTCAACGACGCGCCCTATCCCGCCCCGCCCTGGCGCGGCTTCACGCTGGACTGGTTTTTTGGCAGCAAGGCCGGCCGCACCGGGCTGTTTTCGGACGGGCCGCTGCTGGCCAGCCTCTGGACCAGCGTGGTGGTGGCGGGCTGGGTCACGCTGCTGGCGGTTCTGGTGGGTACCACCAACGCCTTTTTGATTGAGCGCAGCCGGTTTCCGGGCAAGCAGGCCCTGTCTTTGCTGATGCTGGCCCCGCTGGTGATTCCGGGCGTGATTCTGGGCATCTCGATACTGGCCTTTGCCAGCCGGATGGCGCAATTTGCAGACGACATATGGGGCCTTGAGCTTGATTTTCTGCGCCCCGGCCTGCCGCTGGTGGTGCTGGGCCAGTTTTCGTACATCGTGTCCATTGCCACCCTCATCATCACGGCGCGCCTCAAACGCTTCGACATCACCCTGGAAGAAGCTGCTTACAACCTCGGCGCCTCGCGCGCAGCGGTCTTTGCCACCATCACGCTGCCGGCGCTCAAACCGGCCCTGGTAGGCGCTGCGGCCATTTCATTTTTGATGTCTTTTGAGAACTTCAACACCACGCTGATGCTGGTGGGTTCGGACGCGCCGCTCACCGTCATGATGTATGGGCGCATGCGCGAAGGCGCCACCCCGGTCCTGAACGCCGTCAGCCTGTTTCTGATGCTCGCCTCTGCCGCGCTGGCACTCACGCTGCTGCGCAAGCCAGCCATCGGCGGGGCAGCCTGA
- a CDS encoding S1C family serine protease produces MRRPALYSSSSHDRRGNDAPDAPEADPPAQSPPQELPLPARTSRFSRLAARFPAYNLYLLWSVIALLALLLAISFSLSLHPPGRKLTQHDINAAVLKTLETTTLPSAAAKAYQVISPSVVRVVGQGREKDGKDGSKEEGERSVGTGVVIVDKGIILTNLHVVQGAENIKVTFSDGLESTASIVGIQLENDLAVLQADKIPDDMIAATMRSTADLAPGDEVMAVGYPFGIGPSASAGVISGLKRTFRSPEGKQQMTNLIQFDAAANPGNSGGPLVTMDGEVIGIVTAIYNPNQQRTFVGIGFAVPIENAASAAGMPPF; encoded by the coding sequence ATGCGAAGGCCTGCCCTCTACAGTAGCTCCAGCCACGACCGCCGCGGCAACGACGCTCCGGATGCACCCGAGGCCGACCCGCCTGCGCAGTCCCCGCCCCAGGAACTGCCGCTACCGGCACGCACTTCACGTTTTTCACGCCTGGCCGCGCGCTTTCCGGCCTACAACCTCTACCTGCTCTGGTCCGTCATTGCCCTGTTGGCCCTGTTGCTGGCCATCAGTTTTTCCCTGTCACTGCACCCGCCGGGCCGCAAACTGACCCAGCACGACATCAACGCAGCCGTCCTCAAGACACTGGAGACGACCACCCTGCCCTCAGCCGCCGCCAAGGCCTATCAGGTGATCAGCCCTTCCGTGGTGCGCGTCGTGGGCCAGGGCCGGGAAAAGGATGGCAAGGACGGCAGCAAGGAAGAAGGCGAGCGCAGCGTGGGCACCGGCGTGGTCATCGTGGACAAGGGCATCATCCTGACCAACCTGCATGTGGTGCAGGGGGCAGAGAACATCAAGGTCACGTTCTCCGACGGCCTGGAGTCCACCGCCTCGATTGTCGGCATACAGCTGGAAAACGATCTGGCGGTGTTGCAGGCCGACAAAATTCCGGACGACATGATCGCCGCCACCATGCGCTCCACGGCCGACCTCGCGCCGGGCGATGAGGTGATGGCGGTGGGCTATCCGTTCGGCATCGGCCCTTCCGCTTCGGCCGGTGTCATCTCGGGGCTCAAGCGCACCTTCCGCTCGCCCGAGGGCAAGCAGCAAATGACCAACCTCATCCAGTTCGACGCGGCCGCCAACCCGGGTAATTCGGGTGGGCCACTGGTCACCATGGATGGCGAAGTCATCGGCATCGTGACCGCCATCTACAACCCCAACCAGCAACGCACGTTTGTCGGCATCGGCTTTGCCGTGCCGATTGAAAACGCGGCCTCGGCTGCCGGCATGCCCCCATTTTGA
- a CDS encoding AAA family ATPase produces MESHTPDHLPVSHLPVSHETAQLMEQILYEVKRVVVGQDRFLERVMVAILAQGHLLVEGVPGLAKTLTVKTLASTVRGNFKRIQFTPDLVPADLVGTRIYNQKTGEFSTSLGPVFTNLLLADEINRAPAKVQSALLEVMQERQVTIAGITHKVPEPFLVMATQNPIETEGTYPLPEAQVDRFMMKVLVDYPSDEEEFVIVQRVTGPAVAVAAVATTEQLAALQTECRRVYVDPSLVQYAVRLVSATRNPTRHGIKDLARFITFGASPRATINLTEGARALAMLRGRSYALPEDMTDLVPDVLRHRLVLSYEALSEGLSADTVVSKIMAKIPAPTKPLAHEKLAA; encoded by the coding sequence ATGGAATCGCACACCCCTGATCATTTGCCTGTGAGCCACTTGCCCGTGAGCCACGAAACCGCCCAGTTGATGGAGCAAATCCTCTATGAGGTCAAGCGCGTGGTGGTCGGGCAGGACCGCTTCCTCGAACGCGTGATGGTCGCCATCCTGGCACAGGGCCACCTGCTGGTGGAGGGCGTTCCCGGCCTGGCCAAGACCCTCACCGTGAAAACGCTGGCCAGCACCGTGCGCGGCAATTTCAAGCGCATCCAGTTCACGCCTGACCTGGTGCCGGCCGACCTGGTGGGTACGCGCATCTACAACCAGAAAACCGGCGAATTCAGCACCTCGCTCGGCCCGGTCTTCACCAACCTGCTGCTGGCCGACGAGATCAACCGCGCGCCAGCCAAGGTACAAAGCGCGCTGCTCGAGGTCATGCAGGAGCGGCAAGTCACCATTGCGGGCATCACGCACAAGGTGCCCGAGCCGTTTCTGGTGATGGCCACGCAAAACCCGATTGAGACCGAAGGAACCTACCCGCTGCCCGAAGCGCAGGTAGACCGCTTCATGATGAAGGTGCTGGTCGACTACCCCAGCGACGAGGAAGAGTTTGTCATCGTCCAGCGCGTCACCGGCCCTGCGGTGGCGGTAGCGGCCGTGGCCACCACCGAGCAGCTGGCCGCCCTGCAGACCGAATGCCGGCGCGTGTATGTCGACCCCTCCCTGGTGCAGTACGCGGTGCGGCTGGTCTCGGCCACGCGCAACCCCACCCGGCACGGGATCAAGGACCTGGCGCGCTTCATCACCTTTGGCGCCAGCCCGCGCGCCACCATCAACCTGACCGAAGGCGCCAGGGCACTGGCCATGCTGCGCGGCCGCAGCTACGCCCTGCCCGAAGACATGACCGACCTGGTGCCCGATGTGCTGCGCCATCGCCTGGTGCTGTCTTACGAAGCCCTGTCAGAAGGACTTTCGGCCGACACGGTGGTCAGCAAGATCATGGCCAAAATCCCGGCACCCACCAAGCCGCTTGCTCATGAAAAACTCGCCGCCTAG
- a CDS encoding DUF58 domain-containing protein: MKNSPPRDISPHAPPLRGSLPPEGAGLAWGGPALRPLAPPSPATAPAAGAEQLLRRLEWTVLRRLDGLLQGDYRTLLRGAGMDLADLREYQHHDDVRHIDWNVTARLQQTHVRVFTEDREMSAWFLLDLSPSMDFGSGELRKRHVLTEFVAVLARMLTRHGNRVGAVLYGAGVDAVIPARGGRHHVLRMLHTLHARPESAGTGPTRLRELLESAANLVRRRSTLFVVSDFISEPGWEKPLGLLALRHEVVAVRLLDPLELELPDLGLIPIRDAETGEQLLVDTHDAGFRKRFARIAAQREAELRQTLARAGVDTLELSTDDDLVDAIMRFADLRKRRSRLSGGHAAGMHAALGKLPSHLRQAA; this comes from the coding sequence ATGAAAAACTCGCCGCCTAGGGATATAAGCCCCCACGCTCCGCCGCTGCGCGGGTCGCTGCCCCCCGAGGGGGCTGGCCTTGCTTGGGGCGGCCCTGCGCTGCGGCCGCTCGCACCTCCTTCGCCAGCCACGGCACCCGCCGCTGGGGCAGAGCAGTTGCTGCGCCGCCTCGAATGGACCGTGTTGCGCCGTCTTGACGGGCTGCTGCAGGGCGACTACCGCACCCTGCTGCGCGGCGCCGGCATGGACCTGGCGGACCTGCGCGAATACCAGCATCACGACGACGTGCGTCACATTGACTGGAACGTGACGGCGCGCCTGCAGCAGACGCATGTGCGCGTCTTTACCGAAGACCGCGAAATGAGCGCCTGGTTTTTGCTGGACCTGAGCCCTTCAATGGACTTTGGCTCCGGCGAACTGCGCAAGCGCCACGTGTTGACAGAATTCGTCGCCGTGCTGGCGCGCATGCTGACGCGCCACGGCAACCGCGTGGGCGCCGTGCTCTATGGCGCCGGCGTAGACGCCGTGATTCCGGCGCGCGGCGGCCGCCACCATGTGCTGCGCATGCTGCATACCCTGCATGCACGCCCTGAATCGGCCGGTACCGGCCCCACGCGCCTGCGCGAATTGCTGGAGTCCGCCGCCAACCTGGTGCGCCGGCGCTCTACCCTGTTTGTGGTGTCCGATTTCATCAGCGAGCCGGGCTGGGAAAAACCCCTGGGCCTGCTCGCACTGCGCCATGAAGTGGTGGCCGTGCGCCTGCTCGATCCGCTGGAGCTGGAACTGCCCGATCTCGGACTGATCCCGATCCGCGATGCCGAGACCGGCGAACAGCTGCTGGTCGACACCCACGATGCGGGTTTTCGCAAGCGCTTTGCCCGCATTGCCGCGCAGCGCGAAGCCGAGTTGCGGCAGACCCTGGCACGCGCCGGTGTCGACACGCTGGAGCTGTCAACCGATGACGATCTGGTGGATGCCATCATGCGTTTTGCCGACTTGCGCAAACGCCGCAGCCGGCTGTCTGGCGGCCATGCGGCCGGCATGCATGCGGCATTGGGCAAGTTGCCCTCGCACCTGCGACAGGCCGCCTGA
- a CDS encoding VWA domain-containing protein, whose amino-acid sequence MFFLWPQFLWLLLAVPLLVLLYLWLLRRKKKLAVRYASLAIIKEAMGPGQSIRRHIPPILFLLAMALMLLATARPMAVITLPSNQQTIMLAIDVSGSMRATDVQPSRLVAAQTAAKAFLTELPRTVKVGLVAFAGSAQVAQIPTVNREDLVSAIDRFQLQRGTAIGNGIVMSLATLFPDAGIDLQSMQSGRERQRGFAIDQEKKEAKEFTPVAPGSYNSAAIILLTDGQRTTGVDSLDAAKLAADRGVRVYTVGIGTVDGETIGFEGWSMRVRLDEETLKGIARATQAEYFYAGTATDLKKVYETLSSRLTVEKKETEVSALLALAAAALALLSAGLSLLWFNRIL is encoded by the coding sequence ATGTTTTTTCTCTGGCCCCAATTTCTCTGGCTGCTGCTGGCCGTACCGCTGCTTGTGCTGCTGTACCTCTGGTTGCTGCGCCGCAAGAAAAAACTGGCCGTGCGCTACGCATCACTGGCCATCATCAAGGAGGCCATGGGCCCGGGGCAAAGCATTCGCCGCCATATCCCGCCCATCCTGTTTCTGCTGGCCATGGCGCTGATGCTGCTCGCCACGGCGCGACCGATGGCCGTGATCACGCTGCCGTCAAACCAGCAGACCATCATGCTGGCCATAGATGTTTCAGGCAGCATGCGCGCGACCGACGTGCAGCCCAGCCGCCTCGTGGCTGCGCAAACGGCCGCCAAGGCCTTCCTCACCGAACTGCCGCGCACGGTGAAGGTCGGCCTTGTCGCGTTTGCCGGCTCTGCCCAGGTGGCGCAGATCCCGACGGTGAACCGCGAGGACCTGGTCTCCGCGATTGACCGCTTCCAGCTGCAGCGCGGCACCGCCATCGGCAACGGCATCGTCATGTCGCTTGCCACGCTCTTTCCGGATGCCGGCATTGACCTGCAGTCCATGCAATCCGGGCGCGAGCGTCAGCGCGGCTTTGCCATTGACCAGGAGAAAAAGGAAGCGAAAGAATTCACGCCGGTGGCGCCGGGCTCCTACAACTCGGCCGCGATCATCCTGCTGACGGACGGCCAGCGCACCACCGGCGTCGACTCGCTCGATGCCGCCAAGCTGGCAGCCGACCGCGGCGTGCGCGTCTACACCGTGGGCATCGGTACCGTCGACGGCGAAACGATTGGCTTTGAAGGCTGGTCCATGCGCGTCAGGCTCGATGAGGAAACCCTCAAGGGCATCGCGCGCGCCACGCAGGCCGAGTACTTTTATGCGGGCACGGCGACTGACCTCAAAAAAGTCTATGAGACCCTGAGCTCACGCCTGACGGTGGAAAAAAAGGAGACCGAAGTCTCCGCCCTGCTGGCACTGGCAGCCGCAGCGCTGGCGCTGCTCTCCGCCGGGCTGTCACTGCTGTGGTTTAACCGGATTCTTTAA
- a CDS encoding DnaJ domain-containing protein, whose translation MTDHYTTLGLNSAATLADVKKAFRQKASFLHPDKNAATDAGARFRAVQEAYAVLSDADKRQAYDDNRRRNLLDSPVETAREIWTNYFNPLL comes from the coding sequence ATGACCGATCACTACACCACCCTTGGGCTCAACAGCGCTGCGACGCTGGCCGATGTCAAGAAGGCCTTTCGCCAGAAAGCGTCTTTCTTGCACCCCGACAAAAACGCCGCCACTGATGCGGGGGCGCGCTTCCGTGCGGTGCAGGAGGCTTACGCGGTGCTGTCCGATGCGGACAAACGGCAAGCCTATGACGACAACCGGCGCCGCAACCTGCTCGACAGTCCGGTCGAGACGGCGCGCGAGATCTGGACAAATTATTTCAACCCCCTGCTTTGA